In Topomyia yanbarensis strain Yona2022 chromosome 2, ASM3024719v1, whole genome shotgun sequence, one DNA window encodes the following:
- the LOC131684475 gene encoding venom allergen 3 homolog has product MQFLVAVVILALVKSSQQVDYCSASLCPDGGPHIACKGLTALATSCGAGAQEVVLDSSKQALILDLHNQLRTKTGTGKQNYTATKFYPQAARMATMVWNSELASIAAANARRCVFSHDACRNTATLPAVGQNIAIKSYYGKTYSDTDLIKGFIDAWFSEAAYANPDLVANYPEEYNETDTLNILK; this is encoded by the exons ATGCAGTTTCTGGTAGCAG TGGTCATCTTGGCTTTAGTAAAATCTTCCCAGCAAGTGGATTACTGTAGCGCCTCGTTATGCCCGGATGGAGGTCCCCACATTGCTTGTAAGGGACTGACAGCGCTGGCAACGTCATGCGGAGCAGGAGCACAGGAAGTAGTGCTGGACTCGAGCAAACAGGCTCTAATCCTGGACTTGCACAACCAGCTTCGCACCAAAACTGGTACGGGAAAACAGAATTATACTGCCACAAAATTCTATCCGCAGGCAGCTCGAATGGCCACAATG GTTTGGAATTCAGAATTGGCAAGTATTGCGGCCGCCAACGCACGTCGATGCGTTTTCAGTCACGATGCGTGCCGAAACACGGCAACGCTTCCAGCAGTTGGGCAGAATATTGCCATAAAAAGCTACTACGGCAAGACATATTCCGATACTGATCTGATAAAAGGTTTTATTGATGCATGGTTTTCGGAGGCAGCCTACGCAAATCCCGACTTAGTTGCAAACTATCCAGAAGAATACAATGAGACAGACACATTAAATATTCTTAAAtga